In the genome of Vicia villosa cultivar HV-30 ecotype Madison, WI linkage group LG7, Vvil1.0, whole genome shotgun sequence, one region contains:
- the LOC131618941 gene encoding uncharacterized protein LOC131618941 — MDKWRDISLSKEEEGGVTAEVEEVCEEEIFQRTLAGKLWTDNHFNTRAFINTMIGAWKLKHQVETQELSKNLFLFRFATKRDLESVLRNGPWSFDRNLLILTRVSGEEQPSALNMHFGVFWVRIYELPLMLRTEAMARKLGGILGSLEEVDQNDAHRNGRFLRIKVSIDLKQPLKRGTVVRFKEKNLRVFFKYERLPTFCFVCGKVGHQLKDCDSVGELSEEGFEELEEQELSYGTWLRASPLPKINDDQRKKESKFSSCSKSLFNISSGQSGCDSKNKEKEGEGEVEQKEATEPWKKNKEVIQDKVENTGKQVLEIEAVAESLGAFDISNAGNGKAITLKGSCARKKKWTRKSVTRKAPSSQVKKLETEIGKRPLVDVMIVEGDVGECGSGEKKRKSQLESNECPVTEPEVVLETQHRLPQ; from the coding sequence ATGGATAAATGGAGGGATATTTCTCTGTCGAAGGAGGAGGAGGGGGGTGTTACGGCAGAGGTGGAGGAAGTTTGTGAAGAGGAGATTTTTCAACGAACTCTAGCTGGGAAGTTGTGGACAGACAACCATTTTAACACTAGGGCTTTCATCAACACAATGATAGGGGCTTGGAAGTTGAAGCATCAGGTGGAAACCCAAGAACTTAGCAAGAATCTTTTTCTTTTTCGTTTCGCCACAAAAAGGGATCTGGAGAGTGTCTTGCGAAATGGACCTTGGAGTTTTGATAGAAACCTTCTGATCCTCACACGGGTGTCGGGGGAGGAACAACCATCAGCGCTAAACATGCACTTTGGGGTCTTCTGGGTCAGGATCTATGAACTCCCCTTAATGCTCAGAACAGAGGCGATGGCTAGGAAGTTGGGTGGAATTTTGGGTTCGCTTGAAGAAGTTGACCAAAATGACGCTCACAGAAACGGACGCTTCCTCAGGATTAAGGTCTCTATTGATCTCAAACAACCCTTAAAGAGGGGAACGGTGGTTCGTTTTAAGGAGAAAAATCTGCGGGTTTTCTTTAAATATGAGAGGCTTCCAACTTTCTGCTTTGTGTGTGGCAAAGTAGGGCACCAATTGAAAGACTGCGATTCAGTGGGGGAGTTGAGTGAGGAGGGATTCGAAGAACTGGAAGAACAGGAACTATCCTATGGTACGTGGCTTAGGGCATCTCCGCTCCCCAAAATCAATGACGACCAGAGAAAGAAAGAGTCAAAATTCAGCTCTTGCAGCAAAAGTTTATTCAATATTTCCTCAGGACAGAGTGGATGCGATTCAAAGAATAAAGAGAAGGAAGGAGAAGGGGAGGTTGAGCAAAAGGAAGCGACTGAACCGTGGAAAAAGAACAAGGAAGTGATACAGGATAAGGTCGAAAATACTGGGAAACAGGTGCTGGAAATAGAAGCCGTGGCGGAATCGTTGGGAGCTTTTGACATTTCCAATGCGGGAAATGGCAAAGCCATCACCTTAAAAGGGTCTTGTGCTAGAAAGAAGAAATGGACTAGGAAATCAGTAACAAGGAAGGCTCCATCTAGTCAGGTGAAGAAATTGGAGACGGAAATTGGGAAGCGCCCATTGGTAGATGTTATGATTGTGGAAGGTGATGTTGGTGAATGCGGTAGTggagaaaaaaagagaaagagtcAGTTGGAGTCGAACGAGTGCCCCGTCACAGAaccagaggtggtgttggaaACCCAACACCGCCTACCCCAATGA